One genomic region from Anthonomus grandis grandis chromosome 1, icAntGran1.3, whole genome shotgun sequence encodes:
- the LOC126747180 gene encoding lysosome-associated membrane glycoprotein 5-like: MARMGTVYFQFFVICISLTSLTQSIELSNNKGSSKPIRPRTSTAPSLEGVTPKAAPVISTTPKDDSGVAIYRVLNRITDTTCILLKTDALVEVTFKLHKLDEKAASLIPEKAMIDGDCGLEERVTMNLVWSGYKLTLSFKKTPGGELWYINNVELDASVDLPEYHGIPTRDKTIRLYNDSMLLPTPVGRSFLCNEEVEILLKTRKEDRPPQGVRGSLLLRALQLQPFMYRSENFSRPFECNAQRSFRSETAPIAVGSTLAIAALATVTGYSVYRYYRVKNIQYNTME; this comes from the exons gtatttctTTGACAAGCCTAACGCAGTCTATCGAGTTATCAAATAATAAGGGATCATCAAAGCCGATAAGACCAAGAACCAGCACAGCACCTTCACTGGAAGGTGTCACACCTAAGGCTGCACCAGTTATCTCGACAACCCCTAAAGATGacagcggtgttgccatttatcGAGTCCTCAACCGGATCACCGATACGACGTGTATTTTACTTAAGACTGACGCCTTGGTCGAG GTCACCTTCAAACTGCATAAATTAGATGAAAAAGCCGCGTCTCTAATTCCCGAAAAAGCGATGATCGATGGAGACTGCGGCCTGGAGGAACGTGTAACTATGAACTTAGTGTGGTCCGGATATAAGCTGaccttatcttttaaaaag ACCCCTGGTGGCGAACTGTGGTACATCAATAATGTAGAACTGGATGCTAGTGTCGACCTTCCAGAATATCACGGAATTCCTACTAGAG ATAAAACTATTAGACTTTACAATGACAGCATGCTCCTTCCTACTCCAGTTGGCAGATCGTTTTTATGCAACGAAGAAGTGGAGATCCTACTGAAGACTCGGAAGGAGGACAGGCCTCCGCAAGGAGTCCGAGGCTCCTTACTACTCAGAGCCTTACAGTTACAACCATTTATGTACAGAAGTGAAAACTTTTCAAGGCCATTCGAGTGTAATGCACAGAGAAGTTTTAG gagcGAGACAGCACCAATAGCAGTGGGATCTACGCTAGCCATAGCTGCCTTAGCTACTGTGACTGGGTATAGCGTATATCGATACTATCGGGTGAAGAATATCCAGTACAATACTATGGAATAA